From Saccharothrix espanaensis DSM 44229, the proteins below share one genomic window:
- a CDS encoding SDR family NAD(P)-dependent oxidoreductase: MPIDPAEMEIALKVLAQVEELPTEHPDVVAIRRATSSIYKTVRKRRKADRRQAVTEADRAVTEATATGSPTRIDDETRGVLLQEPAPGSLAGTLLRARSCYTCKKRYTEVDAFYHQLCPACAELNRSRRDAGADLSGKRALLTGGRAKIGMYIALRLLRDGAHTTITTRFPHDAVRRFASMPDSADWLHRLRVVGIDLRDPSQVVRLADSVAAAGPLDILINNAAQTVRRSADAYAPLVAAESAPLPAGPLPELITFGHGVTAHPIALTSGLSDTLADLPEVTALALTAGSELIDAGGLVPDVAAVNSWVQRVNEVDPVELLEVQLCNSTAPFILISRLRPAMAASPARRKYVVNVSAMEGQFSRAYKGPGHPHTNMAKAALNMLTRTSAEEMLETDGILMTAVDTGWITDERPHPTKMRLAAEGFHAPLDLVDGAARVYDPIVRGELGEDLRGCFLKDYAPAAW, encoded by the coding sequence GTGCCAATCGACCCCGCCGAGATGGAAATCGCCCTGAAGGTGCTCGCCCAGGTGGAGGAACTGCCCACCGAGCACCCGGACGTGGTGGCCATCCGCCGGGCCACCTCCAGCATCTACAAGACCGTCCGCAAGCGCCGCAAGGCCGACCGCCGGCAGGCGGTGACCGAGGCCGACCGGGCGGTGACCGAGGCGACCGCCACCGGCTCGCCGACCCGCATCGACGACGAGACCCGCGGCGTCCTGCTCCAGGAGCCCGCGCCCGGTTCGCTCGCCGGCACGCTGCTGCGCGCCCGGTCCTGCTACACGTGCAAGAAGCGCTACACCGAGGTGGACGCCTTCTACCACCAGCTCTGCCCGGCCTGCGCCGAGCTGAACCGGAGCAGGCGCGACGCCGGTGCCGACCTGTCCGGCAAGCGCGCGCTGCTCACCGGCGGCCGGGCCAAGATCGGCATGTACATCGCCTTGCGGCTGCTCCGCGACGGCGCGCACACCACCATCACCACCCGGTTCCCGCACGACGCCGTGCGCCGGTTCGCCTCGATGCCCGACAGCGCCGACTGGCTGCACCGGCTGCGCGTGGTCGGCATCGACCTGCGCGACCCCAGCCAGGTCGTGCGGCTGGCCGACTCCGTCGCCGCCGCCGGCCCGCTGGACATCCTGATCAACAACGCCGCGCAGACCGTGCGCCGGTCGGCCGACGCCTACGCGCCGCTGGTCGCCGCCGAGAGCGCGCCGCTGCCGGCCGGCCCGCTGCCCGAGCTGATCACCTTCGGCCACGGCGTGACCGCCCACCCGATCGCCCTGACCAGCGGGTTGTCCGACACCCTCGCCGACCTGCCCGAGGTCACCGCGCTCGCGCTGACCGCCGGGTCCGAGCTGATCGACGCGGGCGGGCTGGTGCCCGACGTGGCCGCCGTGAACAGCTGGGTGCAGCGGGTCAACGAGGTCGACCCCGTCGAACTGCTCGAAGTGCAGCTGTGCAACAGCACCGCGCCGTTCATCCTGATCTCCCGGCTGCGTCCCGCGATGGCCGCCTCGCCCGCGCGCCGCAAGTACGTGGTGAACGTCTCCGCGATGGAAGGCCAGTTCAGCCGCGCGTACAAGGGGCCCGGCCACCCGCACACCAACATGGCCAAGGCCGCGTTGAACATGCTGACCAGGACCAGCGCCGAGGAGATGCTGGAAACCGACGGCATCCTGATGACCGCCGTCGACACCGGCTGGATCACCGACGAGCGCCCCCACCCGACCAAGATGCGGCTGGCCGCCGAGGGGTTCCACGCGCCGCTGGACCTGGTCGACGGGGCCGCCCGGGTGTACGACCCGATCGTGCGCGGCGAGCTCGGCGAGGACCTGCGCGGCTGCTTCCTCAAGGACTACGCGCCCGCTGCCTGGTGA
- a CDS encoding ATP-binding protein: MNAPRRPINPFPLPGWESTPMRPLRPWEREAHRDYYVDVDGAESAFQEFQQEVGDLTGVLEDGRLVLVTGDSGCGKTALVNRCADWTVLELGRRDLRGVVVDLTGCLPEDEELSIHERTVQVCDQLFDKLVDHGAMSPQAADTLRGDRDNPKRIFPRLGRALNDDVVLLVLLPSPNELLDEVIRYARQLRSPRVLFFAESAFFDADDLAELVRRLETWVPPITLLVGKLEDGDPGRFADDRLVRHTGVGIYPRLSDQAAELLGRICQSVAMVQRILHGTYERKLEAGLSYTEADQVTVDDIRAYLNGLGMQP; encoded by the coding sequence ATGAACGCACCGCGCCGTCCCATCAACCCGTTCCCGCTCCCGGGCTGGGAGAGCACGCCGATGCGCCCGCTGCGCCCGTGGGAGCGCGAGGCCCACCGCGACTACTACGTCGACGTGGACGGCGCCGAGAGCGCGTTCCAGGAGTTCCAGCAGGAGGTCGGCGACCTGACCGGCGTGCTGGAGGACGGCCGCCTGGTGCTCGTCACCGGCGACTCCGGCTGCGGCAAGACCGCGCTGGTCAACCGGTGCGCCGACTGGACCGTGCTGGAGCTGGGCAGGCGCGACCTGCGCGGGGTCGTGGTCGACCTCACCGGGTGCCTGCCCGAGGACGAGGAGCTGTCCATCCACGAGCGCACCGTGCAGGTGTGCGACCAGCTGTTCGACAAGCTGGTCGACCACGGGGCGATGAGCCCGCAGGCGGCCGACACGCTGCGCGGTGACCGGGACAACCCGAAGCGGATCTTCCCGCGGCTCGGCCGGGCGCTCAACGACGACGTGGTGCTGCTCGTGCTGCTGCCCTCGCCCAACGAGCTGCTCGACGAGGTCATCCGGTACGCGCGCCAGCTGCGCAGCCCGCGGGTGCTGTTCTTCGCCGAGTCCGCGTTCTTCGACGCTGACGACCTCGCCGAGCTGGTCCGCCGGCTGGAGACGTGGGTGCCGCCGATCACCCTGCTGGTCGGCAAGCTGGAGGACGGCGACCCCGGCCGGTTCGCCGACGACCGGCTGGTCCGGCACACCGGAGTGGGAATTTATCCACGACTGAGCGATCAGGCGGCCGAATTGCTCGGCCGGATATGTCAATCGGTCGCGATGGTGCAGCGAATCCTGCACGGGACCTACGAGCGGAAGCTCGAAGCCGGCCTAAGCTACACCGAAGCCGACCAGGTGACGGTGGACGACATCCGGGCGTACCTCAACGGACTGGGGATGCAGCCATGA